The genomic DNA GTACAAACATACTCTATTCACAGAAAATATACAATTTTGTCTTCAGTCTCTTTTCTCATCATACACTGAACTTTATTTCCCCCGGACTATGTCTTTAATGGTCTTTTAGGAGTCCAGTAAAGGAGGCCCCTTCACTCCAGAACCTTAGTATACCAGATGCCTACATTCAGAGACACTGAATGTTTATTCACAGCAGGGAGAGGAAGTCCATTTTCCTTAGtccaatttatttcctctttaatcaGCCCTTAGGTGAGCACCTTCATAAGTTTAGGCAACCAAAGAATTATGATATAATACTATAATAAGatctaaaatgaaaactaaagaacTTATCCCAAGACATGTCTACCAAAAAAGGAGCCTTGTGttttgatgatggtgatgataatatctggcatttatataatacttaaagatttgcaaaatgctttgcatatattatctcatttaatgaatGTATTTGAATATCTCCCTTCTGCCCTCATTCTCTATCTTTGCTTGGCTGGATCTGTTATTTGCCTATTCCTCTCACATGGAAATACAACAAAACTTGAAATTCAGTAGGCATCGAAACATTAGCTCAtctccatccttaaaaaaaaagagggggtcAAGAAATTTATATAAGCTACAGAGACATTATATATGTGGAGCCAAAGCCAAATTCAGAGTCCTCCTGAAGAACTCAGGGACTTTGCATAGAACAACctcttttttaaatgtgtttcccATTTCCCCCCCCTTCCTAATCCACTCAACCAGTCCACTATTGCTTCTGCAGACCTGAACTACTGTACTCACCATGCCCCATGCAAGAATGGGGGAACTTGTTCCAATAGCGGTCAGCGTGGTTACACATGCACCTGCCGGCCAGGCTTCACAGGTGTAGATTGTGAATATGAGATCAGTGAGTGTGACAGCAACCCATGTCGAAACGGAGGAAGTTGCAAGGTGAGTGTCCCTCCTTGCTTCCCTCAGAGCCCAATATGACCCTAAGGGcccagggagggaagagaagagagagtagaaaaattattttgtagaacAGGTCATCTATACAGGTGGCAAGTAGGTTCCTGCTTCAATACTGGGATTAGGGGTTCTGCTAGGAAAGCTTGCTTCTTAGGGTCTAGTCTGGCCCTTCCTggctccccttcccctcccactcCTCCAAGGCTGGTGTCTGACTCTGGCCACCCGGGCCTCCTCTTCCCCAGGATCAGGAAGATGGCTATCACTGCCAGTGCCCACCTAGCTACTACGGCCCTCATTGTGAGCACAGCATCCTGAGCTGCGCCGACTCACCCTGCTTCAATGGGGGCTCCTGTCGGGAGCAAGAGCATGGGGCCAGCTATGCCTGCGAGTGCCCCCCCAGCTTCACCGGTTCCAACTGCGAGAAGAAGGTGGACAGGTGCACCAGCAACCCTTGTGCCAACGGTGTGTCCCGTTTTCTCCCTTCCTGCCCACCTTGGGCTCTTCTGAGTTCCCACCTTCCGAGGCTACCTTCTGTTGCTTTGTCTAGGCTTGATTTGGGTGGCAAGGCAGCAACCAGTGGAAGACTTTCTTTATCACCAAGTGACAGAATGGGGTGGAATAGGGAAGAAGGATGGGAGTGTCTTGGTGAAAGATGATGGGTTCCATCTATCTACTCTGGTAGTCAGTACCTAATCAAGGTggtggggggagaaagggagTTGGGTTGGACACTGTAAACAACTggtttagaaaggaaaaaatgtgaactaAATTCAGATCAATGATACTTGTTGAATTAATCAAAATGAAAGGATGAGAGGCTGTGAAGGCCAGCCCTCAGGAATTCCCTTCTACTACAGGGACAGGCCCTCTGTCTCCATCCCTAGGAAGAAGGGTTCTTCCTGCCTTCAAATCTCGAACAGGGGCTGACCCAAGTCTCCCTTTTATTTCCCTTCAGGGGCCCAGTGTCTAGAATGGGGTCCTACTCGTGCTTGCCGTTGCCGCCCTGGATTTACCGGCCCCCACTGTGAGATCAACATCAACGATTGTGCACGAAATCCCTGTGCCCATGGTGGCACCTGTCACGACTTGGTGAATGCCTATGTCTGCGCCTGTCCCCCTGGCTTCTCTGGCCGGAACTGTGAACTTCGGACAATAGTCAATGCTTGTGTCTCAGGGCCGTGCCTGAACGGAGGCACCTGCTACTCCGGCCTCTCGTCGGACAGTTTTGTCTGTAATTGCCCCCATGATTTCATTGGCAGTCGCTGTGAGTTCCTGTTCGCTCCTTCAGATGCCGTAGAGCAGCAGCCACCTTTGGGTTTCCCCTGGGTGGCTGTCTCACTGGGTGTGGGACTGGCAGTCATCCTGGTGCTCCTGGGGATGGTGGCAGTAGCTGTGAGACAGCTTCGGCGGCCAGAGGCCCGTGGCAGGGAGGCCATGAACAACTTGTCAGACTTTCAGAAAGACAATCTCATTCCTGCCACCCAGCTAAAGAACACCAACCAGAAGAAGGAGCTAGAAGTGGACTGTGATGTGGACAAATCCAACTGCAGCAAGCAGCAGAAACACACAGACTACAATCTGGCCCCAGGATTTCTGGGGCGGGGAGTCACGCTGGGGAAGTATCCCCCTAACGACAAGAGCCTAGGGGAGAAGGCACCACTACGGCTACATAGGTGAGGGTTTGGACTGGTAACAGGGAGTGGCTAAAACGGGCTTTGTCTTCCCATGTGGGACTGTCACTGGGCCCGCTGCCTGTTATCCCAGTTTTTGATTCtgcagaagaaaaaggaagtcaACTTGGGGTGAACTCCAGGGAACTATTGGGTCCATCAGGAATAGGGTTTCTGGGAGGAAAAGGGTTGTCAAGATCCTGATTCTTCTGCTCTTTACCTCTACTGAGTGGCAGCCTGCAATGGAGATGGAGAGTTGGGAAGACTTTGGGTCAAGTCACACCATAGCCTtggtcatgtgaccttgggtcacAGTCATTAATCTAAGCAACTCTCTAGGATATAATGTTGCAGAGAAAGAGCTAAACTATGTTTTTGGAGGGAATTCCCTTCCCCAGAAGTCCCCTAAACCAGcgaaatcatagatctagtccctgtctcttttccctcctccagCTCAACCAGGAAGATGGCTATCACTGCCAGTGCCCACCTAGCTACTACGGCCCTCATTGTGAGGGGTGGGAATTTTAGCCTTTTCAAAGACCCAGAGGGATCCTTCAGTCAGGTTGAGAGGGACAGTATCAGGGCAGTCTTCAAATCCTTCCTGAATTTCTCTTTTGGCCACATCAGGATTTCCTTGATCTTCAGCAGAGATACTGAATAGGTTGTTGACATTGGTCACTTCTTATGCCATCTTGACTCTAGCTTCCTCctgccccttctctccccccctctttCTCCACTTCAGTTTTTTTATACTGCCTCTTGTTCCCTTCAGTGAAAAACCAGAGTGTCGGATATCAGCAATATGTTCCCCCCGGGATTCCATGTACCAGTCAGTATGTTTGAtatcagaagagagaaatgaGTGTGTCATTGCCACAGAGGTGAGCTGGGGGCCTGGAATGTTGTGCATGGGGtatatttgtatttccttccttatccctgtGACTCTAAAGGGGACCCTAGCCTGGTTATCTACCACTTGTCTAGCCCCTTATCTACCACAGACCCAAGCCCGGACAAACAGCATTCAACCAGTAGTTATTTAGTCCCTGCTGGCCCCATCCCTACTGGGGGTATGAAACAAGAGCTCTGCTGAGTTAGGGTAGGGCCCCTTCCTCCTATATGAGAGCTGGGTTGGGCCAGTTGTGGCATTAGGCCAACTCCCAAGCTCTGCTTCCCAGCTGCCAGTGCAAGAGGGAGACtgctcttcccttctctttccatttctacttccccaccccacccccctttaTCCCATTATCATATTATGGCCCTGATCCAGCTTCCAGAACAGGGGACTGATCTAAGTATGCTGTGCAAAGCAATGCAAACTGTGATATGTGGTAGAAGTAGAGGGGGTTCTCTTTTCAGTAGAATCACTGAACTTGGTTCCTTATCTGCCATTAACCTGCCATTCAGGGAGAAGGTACTGGACTTGGTATGAGGataaacctgggttcaaatcctacttagTAACTATTAATTAACTATGActcagttcctttatctgtaaaagaagggaATTGGACCAGATGGATTCTATGGCCCCATTTTGCTCTAAATGGATTATCTTATGACCCAGActaaccttttctttctttccacccCCCTACTTTATTTTACCTAGGTCTAAAGCAGGAGCCTGGCCAGGATGTCCCGGCTTTGGCCCCAGCAGCTGGACCTCCCTACTGCATTGTTTACAATTGCGACCTGGATGGGGacgtttttttttattattatgcaaTGTGCTGCTcataggaggaggaagaggaggaggaggaggagaaagaggggacTGGGTGAACTGGACAGACTGTGAATTGACAAAGAGATGCAATATACTTTTCTACCTTCTGGATGCCTTTATTTGGAGTCCTTCGAGTGGGGCTGCCACAGGCTGAAAGGAAGATGGAGAGGAGAGCAGAAGAGACCTCAATCACCTCTGCCTGCTCAGCAGGGGGCTTGGGCCAGGACTCAATCCTCCTTGGTGGTGACCTTTGGTGCTCCGTGTTACAGGGGGCTGAAGCCCAAGCATCTCTGGCTCCCAACTGGCATCATGGGTGTTTTTCCTGAAGTGCCTCCAGCATAGGAACCTGAAGCCAGTGGCAACAGTTGGACACAACTtcaaggggagagagggaaagagaaggggcaAGTTTTCTGGGGGTGGTGATAGAACCTCAATAGTAGAGGAGTGAGGGAGTGCCCTGTTCAAGCTGGGGTATAGGCCTGAAGGGAGAGGAGAGCTCTCTGCCCCACGCCTCCAAACTACTGCATGTGggcctttttcttttgttttgtttttcccttaatACCACCCTCGACCTCCTGCCGAAGTTTATTGAGGCTTCAGTTCCTGCCTTCCTGCACCCATTATGGGACCACTAGTGGTTAGgggtaaagagaaagaagagggcatAATTTCCACCTCCCCTTCCCATGCGTCAGTCAATCAGTTTCCAGCCACATGGCCACAGCACCAAGACACCAGCCTGAACAGATGAGACAAAGGGCCAGGGCTAGGCTGCTGGGGAAACAGGCtctcggtacccttgcctttgtGGGTTGACAATGGCTCCAATCCCTTTCATCAATTGAGTGATGTGTATTAGGCCAAGATCAGTTACCCAGAACTGAGGTAGTCCAGGGGTACTGGACCTAAGTGGACCAGGGAGAGGAAGTTTTGGCCAATAATATTGTAAAATCTGAGGAACTTGGGGACCATGATGTTGCCTGaatcctcttccttccttctctcttattTCTACTCTCTCCACACCCCCACAAAACCCCTGACCCACAACCATCTACACTGACAGGAGCCTGATACTGCTCTCACTGTTCACTGCTGCCCCCTTGGACCACTTTTGAAGCTGACTTTCAAGAATCAATAATATGgggtggttttgttttttgtagtttttatttttggttctaGTATTTCAATAATTTAAGAATCAGAAGCACTGACATTTCTacattttataacattattttgtatataatgtgTATTTATAATCCTGAACAGAAATGTACAGAGGTTTATTACTTCTTGGGTCCTATCTTTGTGATGAGTTGGAATGTTTCCCAACCCCTACcaccctttttcccctttaaacaATGCCAAGTCCTGCCTGCCAAGTGGTTGTTGTCTAGCTTTCTATCTCCTGGAGTTGTTCAAGCTCTTGAAGGGTATGCtatgtgtggatgtgtgtgttcTAAGCCGGGCCTTTGCAGAAGACAACTCAGTCTAATATTATCCTTTCTATACTCTGACATCCCTTTTTCTGTGTCCGAAAGAGAAGAAAGCTGTAGGCAGGTAATTCACAATTACTTCAGAGGAGAAGACTGcagtttcttttcctcctttccttcaacTTAGGTTGGTGAGTCCAGGTCTCTAGCCTGGTAGATAACTGGATGGTACTGTGCccagagcattggacttggagtggGGAAGACCTAGGCTAGAATCCTGCTTCTGATTCTAGCtttttgaccttgggcaggccacttcacctttctgtgcctcagtttctttatctgttgaaatgaggataataataatagcccttTCCTCTTCTGGTTGTTACAaggatcaaatgaactaatatttataaaattctttgcaaaccttgaagcatTATATAAAGGCTAGCTATTATTGCTGTTTATTGGAGCTTGAGGGACATTGAACAACACCCATGGCATATTAGTACCTGGGAACTTTGAGGAAAACTCTGCAGCTGCTACTCTTTTTGGTAGGAACCCAAAGTCTACCAGCAACCCAACCTCTAGACACAATAGCTTGCAGCAATTAGCAAGAGGTATGGTACTTGGGGGTGGGGTATGAACCAAAAGCAAACCCTACTGGCATTCCTatttcttcagctgaagaaatggagggggtgggaagagttTCCGGTCTTTACCAGGTTCTGTATTTCCATTACCCAGGATGGTTTCCCCAGAACTGTAGCTCTTACCAGACATACACAGTCACTGgagtgaatgattttttttaaagggcctCAAAAAACCATTGACAAAAAGCTGAGCAGATGCTCTGAGCTCAGAGCCTGTCCCCAGCAAAGCAAAATAAACCCACCAGATGCCTCACTCCTAATTAAGTACCAGGATCAAACACAAGACTTGCTCACGCTCCCACAGGCACTTAACTTGCAATCACTGACCTAGGTACTGTCATGTAAAATCTAAGTACAGGTTAATACTAAGAGATgaacacacaaacatgcacacaccCACTAGAAGATACAGTCTGAGATATACACCCTCTGTCCTGCTGTACACACAGGGTATCAAACAGGAAAGCAGCCAAAGTGCTGTTCCCACAGCCTGCGCCGGCAGTGATGGGAAGAACAACACGACCTCACTCTTCCTGCCCAAAATGAAACAGGAAAGCAACTCCCGggccatggggggtgggggaagctgAAGCCAGGACATGGGGGAGAGATGACGAGGCTCCCATGTGGGGGAAGGACAGGTAGGACACCCGCAACCCTGCACGTCCACATAATAACTGAAAAGTTGCATTGAGACAGGTCACTCAAACTAGAGTTGGACTGTCCACATCTGGGGTAGTGCTCCCAGAAGACACGGATTCAGCCACACATGTGATCTAAGGGAGACTCCTAGAGCTTTGATTGCTgtactgagtgtgtgtgtgtgtgtgtgtgtttctgtctgAATCCATAACTTGGAGATTATCACATTCCTCCTTGGGAGCCCCAAACCAGCAGTTTATAAAGTTTCCTTTTTCACACAGCTGACAGACAATTAGCTGTGTCAAAGGGCAGGGGAATTGTCTTCAAATAATCTCTACCGGATTTGAATTTCCTCCTACTCATACTGACCAGCTCCTTTGGAAGAACCCCAGGTAGAATTCCTTAGAGGGTCCAAGTCCAAGATGTATAGCGCGTTGGGTGGAGAGGGGAGTAACCTAAGAAGTATCTAGGGTTTCAGAGTGCGGAGACCAGGTTTGAGGGCTAGACAGCCCGTGAGCCGCTTTTTAGAATCCCTTGCAAATCAAACCGATGTTTCCCAGAATAGGTTGGTGCTTTGGAACAGAACTTGGAGCCTTTTTCCTGGACTGGCGGGAGATATCCAACCTTGATTTCAGTCGGGAATCTCCAAGATCCAGGGATCTCTACAAGGGCTACAGTTCTCTGGGGTCCCTCCTGCTGAAGCCTTGAAGGATGGAGTTGCGCATGGGCCCTGGGGGGCCCTGGGGGTAGGGccaaagaaaactggaaaacggGGTGCACACCCCCTTAGCTGGTGACCCTTCTTCCCACCTGAGTCTTGAAATCAAGCTTTCAATTCACAAAAATTTCTCAGACTTGTGATTCCTCTCTGTACCGACGGGTGTTGCTTGGGTCATAAAGATAGTCCAGGTTAGGGGCGGCTAAGgcggtgcagtggacagagcaccggcacgggccctggagtcgggaggacctgagttcaaatccgacctcagacacttaatcacctagctgtgtgggcaagccactgaaccccattgccttgcaaaaaaaaaaaccttaaaaaaagatactgTAGGTCAGAGGGGGGATTGCAGA from Macrotis lagotis isolate mMagLag1 chromosome 4, bilby.v1.9.chrom.fasta, whole genome shotgun sequence includes the following:
- the DLL4 gene encoding delta-like protein 4, which translates into the protein MAAASGKLSHWALLLLAAFWQQQRAACSGVFQLQLREFVNEQGVLASGRPCEPHCRTFFRICLKHFQAVLSPGPCTFGSVSTPVLGTNSFAVPEESRGGGRNPLQLPFNFTWPGTFSLIIEAWHAPGDNLPPETLPTEKLISKMAIQRPLAVGRNWSLDEQSGSHTRLRYSYRVICSDNYYGDSCSRLCRSRDDHFGHYICQADGSLSCLPGWTGEYCGQPICLSGCTEQNGYCNKPGECLCRPGWQGRLCDKCIPHNGCRHGTCSIPWQCTCDEGWGGLFCDQDLNYCTHHAPCKNGGTCSNSGQRGYTCTCRPGFTGVDCEYEISECDSNPCRNGGSCKDQEDGYHCQCPPSYYGPHCEHSILSCADSPCFNGGSCREQEHGASYACECPPSFTGSNCEKKVDRCTSNPCANGAQCLEWGPTRACRCRPGFTGPHCEININDCARNPCAHGGTCHDLVNAYVCACPPGFSGRNCELRTIVNACVSGPCLNGGTCYSGLSSDSFVCNCPHDFIGSRCEFLFAPSDAVEQQPPLGFPWVAVSLGVGLAVILVLLGMVAVAVRQLRRPEARGREAMNNLSDFQKDNLIPATQLKNTNQKKELEVDCDVDKSNCSKQQKHTDYNLAPGFLGRGVTLGKYPPNDKSLGEKAPLRLHSEKPECRISAICSPRDSMYQSVCLISEERNECVIATEV